A genomic region of Dehalococcoidales bacterium contains the following coding sequences:
- a CDS encoding MBL fold metallo-hydrolase, which translates to MGSVNCYLIETDSGYILIDTGTSNRRTDLEKELRSAGCKPGNLKLVVLTHGDFDHTGNAAYLRRKYGTKIAMHYDDSGMAEHGNMFFNRKMPNILLRMIVPIFFGFGKSKRFIPDLYVDEGYSFSGYGLDAEVVSIPGHSKGSIGIMTAGRDLFCGDLLENTKQPALNSLIDQSGAANASIEKLRTLEINTVYPGHGKPFPMDMLRNNH; encoded by the coding sequence TTGGGCAGTGTAAACTGCTATCTCATAGAAACCGACTCCGGTTATATCCTGATCGACACAGGTACCTCGAACAGGCGTACTGACCTTGAGAAAGAACTTAGAAGCGCCGGATGCAAGCCCGGTAATCTCAAGCTTGTTGTTTTAACACACGGGGATTTTGACCACACCGGCAATGCTGCCTATCTTCGTAGAAAGTACGGTACAAAAATAGCCATGCACTATGATGATTCAGGGATGGCAGAACACGGAAACATGTTCTTTAACAGGAAGATGCCCAATATTCTCCTCAGGATGATTGTCCCTATCTTCTTCGGGTTTGGTAAATCGAAAAGATTTATTCCCGATTTGTATGTCGATGAAGGATACAGTTTCTCTGGATATGGATTGGATGCTGAAGTTGTGTCTATTCCGGGGCACTCAAAGGGTTCAATAGGAATCATGACAGCCGGTAGAGACCTTTTTTGCGGTGACCTGCTCGAGAACACTAAACAACCAGCTCTCAATTCTTTAATTGACCAATCAGGGGCGGCGAATGCCAGTATCGAAAAACTGAGAACTCTGGAAATAAATACTGTATACCCCGGGCATGGTAAACCATTCCCGATGGATATGTTGAGAAACAATCACTGA
- a CDS encoding ATP-binding cassette domain-containing protein, translating into MMKSNSDRPAVEVKEASFNYGSVKALDGLSLAVPTGISFGLLGPNGAGKTTLIRVLVGLLKVKWEFPSEGREISCRKLSSLAYGYLLNWAV; encoded by the coding sequence ATGATGAAAAGCAACTCTGACCGGCCGGCCGTTGAGGTAAAGGAGGCGTCCTTCAACTACGGTAGCGTGAAGGCGCTTGACGGCCTGTCGCTGGCGGTGCCGACCGGTATCAGTTTCGGGCTGCTCGGGCCGAACGGCGCCGGTAAGACCACGCTTATCCGGGTGCTGGTCGGGCTGTTGAAGGTAAAGTGGGAATTCCCGAGTGAAGGGAGGGAAATATCCTGCAGAAAATTATCGTCATTAGCTTACGGTTACCTTTTAAATTGGGCAGTGTAA